One Podarcis raffonei isolate rPodRaf1 chromosome 3, rPodRaf1.pri, whole genome shotgun sequence genomic region harbors:
- the LOC128411242 gene encoding solute carrier family 22 member 7-like has product MMFEDVLREVDGFGRYQILVFLMLCIPRLMIPMHFLLHNFISASPSHHCVLPAFAGTSNLSQDEVFSVGLPREPGGTLSPCKMFSRPQFQLLENSSWELDNASSILSCQDGWVYDSSQYASTTATEWDLVCEKKGMNQAIATFFFIGVTLGSVLFGYLSDRFGRRRMLLLSFLSTMFFGALAAFAESYLMFIIMRSLCGMGLTGVSIISLILAVEWTDVKHRTFCGTISGISWSLGYMLLALVAYLIRTWRWLLLAVTSPCLLSIVIWWWLPESARWLLTKKEVEAAHGYLSKCARVNGKKEFDSKITPDVLRRTLTIEESRTYFYWHLVKTPKLRKTTLCSVVVWFGVAFTYYGISLNISGFSLDPYVTHFIFGAIEIPAKVSVYVVLDRIGRRHCQAWTLIGTGGMIALNAAIPAEHGHLRSAVAILGKGFSEASFTTVFLYTAELFPTVVRQSGVGCCSFIARLASSIAPLIMLLDDTWRYLPPLIFSVVALVSGTVAFLLTETTNIQLPETIEDVEDGRNKKALGTQVHGQGMDGAIPLGLMTQTGTDAPLSQQQEASTECNGKQHCNQTLLANGMDAAGCSEKV; this is encoded by the exons ATGATGTTTGAGGATGTCCTCCGGGAGGTGGATGGCTTTGGGAGATACCAGATCCTGGTCTTCTTGATGCTTTGCATTCCCAGACTGATGATCCCCATGCACTTCCTGCTCCACAATTTCATCTCTGCCTCTCCATCTCACCACTGTGTGCTTCCAGCCTTTGCTGGCACTTCCAATCTCAGCCAGGATGAGGTCTTCTCCGTTGGCCTCCCAAGAGAGCCTGGCGGGACACTGAGCCCCTGCAAGATGTTTTCTAGGCCACAGTTTCAGTTGCTGGAAAATTCTTCCTGGGAGCTGGACAACGCCTCATCAATCCTGAGCTGCCAGGATGGCTGGGTCTACGATTCCTCACAATATGCATCAACCACGGCCACTGAG TGGGATCTGGTGTGTGAGAAGAAAGGCATGAACCAGGCAATTGCTACCTTTTTCTTCATTGGTGTTACTTTGGGGTCTGTACTTTTTGGCTACTTGTCTGACAG GTTTGGCCGGCGGCGGATGCTTCTACTGTCTTTCCTTTCCACGATGTTCTTTGGGGCCCTGGCTGCGTTTGCAGAGTCTTACCTGATGTTCATCATCATGAGGTCGCTCTGTGGGATGGGACTCACAGGCGTGTCCATCATCTCCTTGATATTAG CTGTAGAATGGACTGACGTCAAGCATCGCACCTTCTGCGGCACCATCAGCGGCATTTCCTGGTCTCTTGGGTACATGCTTTTGGCGCTTGTGGCCTACCTGATTCGGACGTGGCGTTGGCTCCTGTTGGCTGTCAcctctccctgcctcctcagCATTGTCATTTGGTG GTGGCTCCCAGAATCTGCCCGGTGGCTCTTGACAAAGAAGGAGGTGGAGGCAGCGCATGGCTATCTTTCCAAATGTGCCAGAGTCAATGGCAAGAAAGAGTTTGACTCCAAGATAACTCCAGAC GTCCTGCGGAGGACACTGACCATAGAGGAGTCAAGGACCTATTTCTACTGGCACCTGGTGAAGACTCCCAAGCTGAGGAAAACCACCTTGTGTTCTGTCGTCGTATG GTTTGGTGTGGCATTCACCTATTACGGCATCAGTCTAAACATCAGCGGTTTCAGCTTGGATCCGTACGTGACACATTTTATCTTTGGGGCCATTGAGATCCCTGCCAAAGTCAGTGTGTATGTTGTCTTGGACCGCATCGGCCGCAGGCATTGTCAGGCATGGACTCTGATTGGAACGGGAGGCATGATTGCTCTGAATGCAGCCATCCCTGCAG AGCATGGGCATCTCCGGTCGGCGGTGGCCATCTTGGGCAAGGGTTTCTCTGAAGCCTCTTTCACCACCGTCTTCCTCTACACAGCTGAACTTTTTCCAACGGTGGTCAG GCAGAGTGGTGTTGGCTGCTGTTCATTCATAGCACGGTTGGCCAGCTCCATAGCTCCTCTGATCATGCTGCTAGATGACACCTGGAGATACCTTCCTCCCTTGATATTCAGTGTGGTGGCACTGGTGTCTGGGACGGTGGCCTTTCTGCTAACAGAGACAACCAACATCCAGTTGCCAGAGACTATCGAAGATGTGGAAGATGGCAG AAACAAAAAGGCATTGGGAACCCAAGTACACGGACAAGGCATGGATGGAGCAATCCCTCTTGGGCTGATGACTCAAACTGGCACAGATGCTCCCCTCTCTCAGCAACAGGAAGCCAGCACTGAGTGCAATGGGAAACAACACTGTAATCAGACGTTGCTGGCCAACGGAATGGACGCTGCTGGATGCTCGGAAAAAGTCTGA